One genomic region from uncultured Subdoligranulum sp. encodes:
- a CDS encoding glycosyltransferase family A protein, with amino-acid sequence MQQPKVSVLISFYNLAPYVDQTLESVVSQKTDFPVEILCADDGSDDGTIEKLRSWEERYPDSVRVFVMDRIPGAKYEANERIKRMNAIRGRLFYEAKGQYVCYLDGDDFYTDPHKLQKQADILDADTEHKYVGCGHNGCYYWESTGKTEPIEKPLRACSLTAREYWSFLYIHTNALMLRNVGLQGIDPYTSGVQIIDNMLTFQFLPYGGIYYLPDCMFNYRQMEGSTYHRRSVYQNYILNALMLYQQAAIQKGLFGSGLVRFVFEYGQLFAARKNPQLAREAETYMENIRTYHAGRLRRIVNYTKESPAARLWCEIENPFWFFVTRVCRHFIWKPKVRALLEESRRKQV; translated from the coding sequence ATGCAGCAACCCAAAGTCAGTGTACTGATTTCTTTTTACAATCTGGCCCCCTATGTGGACCAGACGCTGGAAAGCGTGGTGTCCCAGAAAACGGACTTCCCGGTGGAGATCCTCTGCGCCGACGACGGGTCGGACGACGGCACCATCGAAAAGTTGCGCAGCTGGGAAGAGAGATATCCCGATTCGGTGCGGGTCTTTGTGATGGACCGCATCCCCGGCGCCAAGTACGAGGCCAACGAGCGGATCAAGCGGATGAACGCCATCCGGGGCCGGCTGTTCTACGAGGCCAAAGGGCAGTATGTCTGCTACCTGGACGGCGACGATTTTTACACCGATCCGCATAAGCTGCAGAAGCAGGCGGACATTCTGGACGCCGACACCGAACACAAATATGTGGGCTGCGGCCATAATGGCTGCTATTACTGGGAGAGCACCGGCAAGACCGAACCCATCGAGAAGCCGCTGCGCGCCTGCAGCCTGACGGCCAGGGAGTACTGGAGTTTTCTGTATATCCACACCAACGCCCTGATGCTGCGCAACGTGGGACTGCAGGGCATCGACCCCTACACCAGCGGCGTGCAGATCATTGACAATATGCTCACCTTCCAGTTTTTGCCCTACGGCGGCATCTACTATCTGCCCGACTGCATGTTCAACTACCGGCAGATGGAGGGCAGCACCTACCACCGGCGCAGCGTCTACCAGAACTACATCCTCAATGCGCTGATGCTCTACCAGCAGGCAGCCATACAGAAGGGACTGTTTGGCAGCGGCCTGGTGCGGTTCGTCTTTGAGTACGGACAGCTCTTTGCCGCCCGCAAGAACCCACAGCTGGCCAGGGAAGCGGAAACCTATATGGAAAACATCCGCACCTACCATGCGGGGCGGCTGCGGCGTATCGTCAACTATACAAAGGAATCCCCGGCAGCACGCCTGTGGTGCGAGATCGAGAATCCGTTCTGGTTCTTTGTGACCCGGGTCTGCCGCCACTTTATCTGGAAACCGAAAGTGCGGGCGCTGCTGGAAGAGTCGCGCCGGAAACAAGTATAA
- a CDS encoding GNAT family N-acetyltransferase gives MIHLRRLAPRDAAPMLEWMHDADTVEHMHAHFAAMTEADCLRFIEAAAKDRPDVHRAVADEEDRYLGTVSLKGVDDAARSAEFAIAMHPCTRGRGQAGEAMQAILHYGFSEMGLQKIFWCVDVQNRRARRFYEKQGYTPRSTEPDENGLLWYKILAR, from the coding sequence GTGATTCATTTAAGACGCCTGGCGCCGCGGGATGCCGCGCCCATGCTGGAATGGATGCATGATGCCGATACCGTGGAACACATGCACGCCCATTTTGCGGCTATGACCGAGGCGGACTGCCTGCGCTTCATCGAGGCCGCCGCCAAGGACCGTCCCGATGTGCACCGGGCGGTGGCGGATGAAGAGGACCGGTATCTGGGCACTGTCAGCCTCAAGGGGGTGGACGATGCCGCCCGCAGTGCGGAGTTTGCCATCGCCATGCACCCCTGCACCCGGGGCCGCGGCCAGGCCGGCGAAGCCATGCAGGCGATCCTGCACTACGGCTTCTCGGAGATGGGCCTGCAGAAGATTTTCTGGTGCGTGGATGTGCAGAACCGGCGCGCCCGCCGTTTTTATGAAAAGCAGGGGTATACACCCCGCAGCACGGAGCCGGATGAAAACGGTCTGCTCTGGTACAAAATTTTGGCCCGGTAA
- a CDS encoding FdtA/QdtA family cupin domain-containing protein, whose translation MILQTISMKSVTAAGMGTLSVFEAERDVPFAIKRIYYIHGAPKGVQRGGHAHKALRQVLWCPYGSILIRLDNGREKAEVLLDDPAKGLIVEHYMWREMLWQQDDSVLCVAADSYYDADDYIRDYDTFLRTVAKEDVL comes from the coding sequence ATGATACTTCAAACCATCAGCATGAAAAGCGTTACGGCGGCCGGAATGGGTACCCTTTCGGTCTTTGAGGCAGAGCGGGACGTTCCCTTTGCCATCAAGCGTATCTACTATATCCACGGCGCACCCAAGGGGGTGCAGCGTGGCGGTCATGCCCACAAGGCGCTGCGGCAGGTGCTGTGGTGCCCCTACGGCAGCATCCTCATCCGGCTGGACAACGGCCGGGAGAAGGCGGAAGTGCTGCTGGATGATCCCGCCAAGGGACTGATTGTGGAACACTATATGTGGCGGGAGATGCTCTGGCAGCAGGACGACTCGGTGCTCTGCGTGGCGGCGGATTCCTACTACGACGCCGACGATTACATCCGGGATTACGATACCTTCCTGCGCACGGTGGCCAAGGAGGATGTGCTGTGA